Proteins encoded by one window of Sciurus carolinensis chromosome 12, mSciCar1.2, whole genome shotgun sequence:
- the LOC124961620 gene encoding small ubiquitin-related modifier 2-like — MADEKPREGVKTENNDHTNLKVAEQDGSVVQFKMKRHTPLSKLMKAYCERQDTPAQLEMEDEDTIDVFQQQTGGVY; from the exons ATGGCCGACGAAAAGCCCAGGGAAGGAGTCAAGACTGAGAACAACGATCATACTAACTTGAAGGTGGCGGAGCAGGATGGTTCTGTGGTGCAGTTTAAGATGAAGAGGCATACACCACTTAGTAAACTAATGAAAGCCTATTGTGAACGACAGG ACACACCTGCACAGTTGGAAATGGAGGATGAAGATACAATTGATGTGTTCCAGCAGCAGACAGGAGGTGTCTACTAA